In Phyllopteryx taeniolatus isolate TA_2022b chromosome 8, UOR_Ptae_1.2, whole genome shotgun sequence, one genomic interval encodes:
- the LOC133482262 gene encoding uncharacterized protein LOC133482262 isoform X2 — MACPRTPKTNNKASYAQHISESLGANIHPDISWTSSLNTPPALPSTLILSKTDESPCPVTFSVGKSVVLVRKLFPSLSNASCNRATSPPSNDPPVFLQESDSPEADPHPASQRPPHGSLEHSDGIWRKQVLDTIEDEAIRSPVASVLDNAENSPDTFFTNSNSVPRKVKGDRMKRRQEERRSSSSDVSTESKPVSPEQGESDQELCRKHPVECGDTGLTQWSPLSLSDILATTVAPQVEDKSTSTQAKSQCNSGQPVRPSLNTAGFTKKKTKFIYTIDKEKHSLKNNSKQGPELSVTLVPKTCDKAGGCNISDGKEELQQWEHIPREKLPPLLRANTQDLDMSQLCRAFAQDFSQMSHLGAPPKAAPPPPSPPPPCSFSPLACLTALKVARQKAKRQASVHREAPLDESVAEVVASDSGFLSASADFSHVTTSFLEKPNPSDQCTLESTSREQSKVCLEELSLGTVTNAKDTSAQLLCSPADLPCPPLLLQSRDCEKTQKNEAVYLLSKQLTGFKTASNRGIQISAANLQKAEHLFDETIGQQPIKSVCDKEISATLSSVVSRPVKVSRKCLWKDDENSSETEESLRGFPSSIKQVKKSPGNMSTGACQIDQHIRYGWHAKEEIPAMPSSAPSRLIRVSKNVSLAFELYDTEESLQSVYSSIKQLQNGPKSPGNMNAVACQADQPIEYDLDAEVENPAFAFAPLGQKLNQANCQLTASEKADVKELCTLLEEEDSQFEFTQFRTVKVKQLGQEGSTSSPKVGKDLDPDFLSSINFDDSFCTEANEKIVFMSNDKTNHEEPNVAKEPH; from the exons ATGGCGTGTCCCCGGACGCCAAAGACCAACAACAAG GCCAGCTACGCCCAACACATTTCCGAAAGCCTGGGCGCCAACATTCACCCCGACATATCGTGGACCAGTTCTCTCAATACACCACCGGCTCTACCTTCCACACTCATTTTAT CTAAAACAGATGAAAGTCCCTGCCCGGTGACATTTTCTGTGGGCAAGAGTGTTGTG CTGGTTCGGAAGCTCTTCCCTTCTCTTTCCAATGCATCCTGTAATAGAGCGACGTCACCGCCAAGCAATGACCCACCTGTGTTTCTACAAG AATCTGATTCTCCAGAGGCTGACCCTCACCCAGCGTCTCAAAGGCCCCCTCACGGTTCCCTGGAACACAGCGACGGCATCTGGAGAAAGCAGGTCCTGGACACCATCGAGGACGAGGCGATCCGCAGCCCAGTGGCCAGTGTTCTCGACAATGCCGAAAACAGTCCGGACACATTTTTCACCAATAGTAATTCGGTACCGAGGAAGGTGAAGGGCGACAGAATGAAAAGGAGGCAAGAAGAACGCCGCAGCAGCTCCTCGGACGTTTCAACTGAGTCCAAGCCTGTCTCCCCTGAACAAGGAGAATCTGATCAAGAGCTATGCAGAAAGCATCCAGTTGAATGCGGAGACACTGGACTCACACAGTGGTCACCGTTGAGTTTATCGGACATTCTCGCCACCACTGTTGCGCCACAAGTGGAAGATAAATCTACTTCAACACAAGCAAAGAGTCAATGTAATTCTGGCCAGCCAGTTAGACCATCTTTGAACACTGCTGgatttacaaagaaaaagacCAAATTCATTTACACCATTGACAAGGAGAAGCACTCGCTGAAGAACAACTCCAAACAAG gTCCTGAACTGTCTGTTACACTGGTGCCAAAAACCTGTGACAAAGCAGGCGGTTGCAACATCAGCGATGGAAAGGAGGAGCTTCAACAATGGGAACATATCCCTAGAGAAAAGCTGCCTCCCTTGCTTCGAGCCAACACGCAGGATTTGGACATGTCGCAGCTTTGCCGAGCATTTGCGCAAGACTTCAGTCAAATGTCCCACCTGGGCGCACCACCTAAAGCAgctccaccaccaccatcacctcctcctccttgcagCTTCTCCCCATTGGCCTGTCTTACAGCGTTGAAAGTTGCTCGACAAAAGGCCAAAAGGCAAGCAAGCGTTCATCGTGAAGCACCCCTCGACGAGTCAGTCGCTGAGGTAGTGGCGAGTGACAGCGGTTTCCTGTCAGCCAGTGCAGACTTCTCACATGTAACCACGTCTTTCTTGGAGAAACCCAATCCAAGCGACCAGTGCACTTTAGAGTCTACAAGTAGAGAACAAAGCAAGGTGTGTTTGGAGGAGCTTTCACTTGGAACAGTCACCAACGCCAAGGATACATCAGCGCAGCTACTCTGCAGTCCTGCAGACTTACCCTGCCCTCCACTTTTACTTCAATCCAGAGATTGCGAAAAGACCCAAAAGAATGAAGCTGTTTATCTTCTCTCAAAACAGTTGACAGGTTTCAAAACGGCTTCCAACAGAGGTATACAAATATCAGCAGCCAACCTACAGAAAGCAGAGCACCTCTTTGACGAGACCATTGGTCAGCAACCAATCAAAAGTGTCTGTGACAAGGAAATTTCTGCAACGCTATCTTCTGTCGTGAGCCGCCCGGTAAAAGTTTCAAGAAAGTGTCTGTGGAAAGATGATGAAAATAGTAGCGAGACAGAGGAGTCACTACGAGGCTTCCCTTCGTCTATcaaacaagttaaaaaaagtCCTGGAAACATGAGCACTGGTGCATGTCAGATTGATCAACACATCAGATACGGCTGGCATGCCAAAGAGGAAATTCCTGCAATGCCTTCTTCTGCCCCAAGCAGACTGATAAGAGTTTCTAAAAACGTCTCTTTGGCATTTGAACTTTACGACACAGAGGAGTCACTTCAAAGCGTCTATTCATCAATCaaacagcttcaaaatggtccaAAAAGTCCTGGAAATATGAACGCAGTCGCATGTCAGGCTGATCAGCCCATTGAATACGACCTCGACGCTGAAGTGGAAAATCCCGCCTTTGCTTTTGCCCCGTTAGGCCAAAAACTCAACCAGGCCAACTGCCAGCTGACTGCCTCCGAGAAGGCTGATGTGAAGGAGCTGTGCACCCTCCTGGAAGAGGAAGACAGCCAGTTTGAATTCACGCAGTTCAGAACTGTAAAGGTAAAACAACTGGGTCAAGAGGGTTCCACCTCTTCACCTAAAGTGGGCAAAGACCTCGACCCTGACTTCCTGTCCAGTATTAATTTCGACGACAGCTTTTGCACAGAGGcaaatgagaaaatagtctTTATGTCAAACGATAAAACAAATCACGAAGAACCCAACGTGGCAAAGGAACCTCACTAG
- the LOC133482262 gene encoding uncharacterized protein LOC133482262 isoform X1 encodes MYDHLTEELWKELGPVDRDWFQLLTTRAFSREGNVSDQDDQEDQLCPNQEGKFKTPLGKTAAAAAESQQFSTPKVFRRAYGVSPDAKDQQQEKETLPWSGRSPCLFRLSKDTFPGLNYGHAQPQTPGCFDLLNTPQKSPASYAQHISESLGANIHPDISWTSSLNTPPALPSTLILSKTDESPCPVTFSVGKSVVLVRKLFPSLSNASCNRATSPPSNDPPVFLQESDSPEADPHPASQRPPHGSLEHSDGIWRKQVLDTIEDEAIRSPVASVLDNAENSPDTFFTNSNSVPRKVKGDRMKRRQEERRSSSSDVSTESKPVSPEQGESDQELCRKHPVECGDTGLTQWSPLSLSDILATTVAPQVEDKSTSTQAKSQCNSGQPVRPSLNTAGFTKKKTKFIYTIDKEKHSLKNNSKQGPELSVTLVPKTCDKAGGCNISDGKEELQQWEHIPREKLPPLLRANTQDLDMSQLCRAFAQDFSQMSHLGAPPKAAPPPPSPPPPCSFSPLACLTALKVARQKAKRQASVHREAPLDESVAEVVASDSGFLSASADFSHVTTSFLEKPNPSDQCTLESTSREQSKVCLEELSLGTVTNAKDTSAQLLCSPADLPCPPLLLQSRDCEKTQKNEAVYLLSKQLTGFKTASNRGIQISAANLQKAEHLFDETIGQQPIKSVCDKEISATLSSVVSRPVKVSRKCLWKDDENSSETEESLRGFPSSIKQVKKSPGNMSTGACQIDQHIRYGWHAKEEIPAMPSSAPSRLIRVSKNVSLAFELYDTEESLQSVYSSIKQLQNGPKSPGNMNAVACQADQPIEYDLDAEVENPAFAFAPLGQKLNQANCQLTASEKADVKELCTLLEEEDSQFEFTQFRTVKVKQLGQEGSTSSPKVGKDLDPDFLSSINFDDSFCTEANEKIVFMSNDKTNHEEPNVAKEPH; translated from the exons CTCTCGGGAAGGAAACGTCTCCGATCAAGACGATCAAGAAGATCAACTGTGTCCCAACCAGGAGGGAAAATTCAAGACTCCTTTGGGGAAAACTGCTGCCGCTGCGGCAGAAAGTCAACAGTTTTCAACACCTAAAGTGTTCAGACGCGCTTATGGCGTGTCCCCGGACGCCAAAGACCAACAACAAG AGAAGGAAACGCTGCCATGGAGTGGCAGGAGTCCATGTTTGTTTCGGCTTTCCAAAGACAC GTTCCCAGGTTTAAATTATGGACATGCACAGCCACAAACTCCGGGCTGTTTTg ATTTGCTTAACACGCCACAAAAGTCCCCA GCCAGCTACGCCCAACACATTTCCGAAAGCCTGGGCGCCAACATTCACCCCGACATATCGTGGACCAGTTCTCTCAATACACCACCGGCTCTACCTTCCACACTCATTTTAT CTAAAACAGATGAAAGTCCCTGCCCGGTGACATTTTCTGTGGGCAAGAGTGTTGTG CTGGTTCGGAAGCTCTTCCCTTCTCTTTCCAATGCATCCTGTAATAGAGCGACGTCACCGCCAAGCAATGACCCACCTGTGTTTCTACAAG AATCTGATTCTCCAGAGGCTGACCCTCACCCAGCGTCTCAAAGGCCCCCTCACGGTTCCCTGGAACACAGCGACGGCATCTGGAGAAAGCAGGTCCTGGACACCATCGAGGACGAGGCGATCCGCAGCCCAGTGGCCAGTGTTCTCGACAATGCCGAAAACAGTCCGGACACATTTTTCACCAATAGTAATTCGGTACCGAGGAAGGTGAAGGGCGACAGAATGAAAAGGAGGCAAGAAGAACGCCGCAGCAGCTCCTCGGACGTTTCAACTGAGTCCAAGCCTGTCTCCCCTGAACAAGGAGAATCTGATCAAGAGCTATGCAGAAAGCATCCAGTTGAATGCGGAGACACTGGACTCACACAGTGGTCACCGTTGAGTTTATCGGACATTCTCGCCACCACTGTTGCGCCACAAGTGGAAGATAAATCTACTTCAACACAAGCAAAGAGTCAATGTAATTCTGGCCAGCCAGTTAGACCATCTTTGAACACTGCTGgatttacaaagaaaaagacCAAATTCATTTACACCATTGACAAGGAGAAGCACTCGCTGAAGAACAACTCCAAACAAG gTCCTGAACTGTCTGTTACACTGGTGCCAAAAACCTGTGACAAAGCAGGCGGTTGCAACATCAGCGATGGAAAGGAGGAGCTTCAACAATGGGAACATATCCCTAGAGAAAAGCTGCCTCCCTTGCTTCGAGCCAACACGCAGGATTTGGACATGTCGCAGCTTTGCCGAGCATTTGCGCAAGACTTCAGTCAAATGTCCCACCTGGGCGCACCACCTAAAGCAgctccaccaccaccatcacctcctcctccttgcagCTTCTCCCCATTGGCCTGTCTTACAGCGTTGAAAGTTGCTCGACAAAAGGCCAAAAGGCAAGCAAGCGTTCATCGTGAAGCACCCCTCGACGAGTCAGTCGCTGAGGTAGTGGCGAGTGACAGCGGTTTCCTGTCAGCCAGTGCAGACTTCTCACATGTAACCACGTCTTTCTTGGAGAAACCCAATCCAAGCGACCAGTGCACTTTAGAGTCTACAAGTAGAGAACAAAGCAAGGTGTGTTTGGAGGAGCTTTCACTTGGAACAGTCACCAACGCCAAGGATACATCAGCGCAGCTACTCTGCAGTCCTGCAGACTTACCCTGCCCTCCACTTTTACTTCAATCCAGAGATTGCGAAAAGACCCAAAAGAATGAAGCTGTTTATCTTCTCTCAAAACAGTTGACAGGTTTCAAAACGGCTTCCAACAGAGGTATACAAATATCAGCAGCCAACCTACAGAAAGCAGAGCACCTCTTTGACGAGACCATTGGTCAGCAACCAATCAAAAGTGTCTGTGACAAGGAAATTTCTGCAACGCTATCTTCTGTCGTGAGCCGCCCGGTAAAAGTTTCAAGAAAGTGTCTGTGGAAAGATGATGAAAATAGTAGCGAGACAGAGGAGTCACTACGAGGCTTCCCTTCGTCTATcaaacaagttaaaaaaagtCCTGGAAACATGAGCACTGGTGCATGTCAGATTGATCAACACATCAGATACGGCTGGCATGCCAAAGAGGAAATTCCTGCAATGCCTTCTTCTGCCCCAAGCAGACTGATAAGAGTTTCTAAAAACGTCTCTTTGGCATTTGAACTTTACGACACAGAGGAGTCACTTCAAAGCGTCTATTCATCAATCaaacagcttcaaaatggtccaAAAAGTCCTGGAAATATGAACGCAGTCGCATGTCAGGCTGATCAGCCCATTGAATACGACCTCGACGCTGAAGTGGAAAATCCCGCCTTTGCTTTTGCCCCGTTAGGCCAAAAACTCAACCAGGCCAACTGCCAGCTGACTGCCTCCGAGAAGGCTGATGTGAAGGAGCTGTGCACCCTCCTGGAAGAGGAAGACAGCCAGTTTGAATTCACGCAGTTCAGAACTGTAAAGGTAAAACAACTGGGTCAAGAGGGTTCCACCTCTTCACCTAAAGTGGGCAAAGACCTCGACCCTGACTTCCTGTCCAGTATTAATTTCGACGACAGCTTTTGCACAGAGGcaaatgagaaaatagtctTTATGTCAAACGATAAAACAAATCACGAAGAACCCAACGTGGCAAAGGAACCTCACTAG